From the genome of Corallococcus macrosporus DSM 14697:
CCGCGGCCTTCAGCTTGGGGAGCTGCGCCTTCAACTCCTGGAGGTTCTTCCCGCGCTGCTGGAGGCTGTCCGCCTCCAGGTCGATCCACCGGCCCATCTCGGTGGCGGTCAGCTCCAGGTGGAACTGGAAGCCATAGGACGTTCCCAGCCGGAAGGCCTGCTGGGTGTAGCGGTCCGTGGACGCCAGCAGCGTCGCGTCAGGGACTGGCTGGTACGTGTCCCCGTGCCAATGCGCCACCGCCGCGCGCGGACGGGCCCCGGACAACACGGGGTCCTTCTGCGCGTCCGCCGTCCAACGCACCGGGCCCACTCCGACCTCGAGGCCATTCTTGCCGGGGAACACGTCCGCGCCGGCCGCCGACGCGAGGAGCTGGGCGCCCAGGCAGAAGCCCAGGCAGGGGCGCTCATAGGCGAGCCGCGCCATCAGGATGCCCAGCTCCTGCCGCAGGAAGGGATGCTGGTCCGACTCGTAGACGGCCATGCGGCCGCCCATGACGACCAGCAGCTCCGCGTCCACGTCCTCCCGGCGCACGGCGCGGAAGCGCGGCACCAGCGTGAAGCCCGCCTCCTGCAACACCGGCCCCAGCAGGCCGGGCCCTTCGTGCTCCTCGTGCTGGAACACCACCGCGCGCATCGACGTCACCTCCGAGGCCGCGGGCGCCCTGCCCGCGCAGGGCTCAATCGTATGCGCAGGACGGGCAGGTGTTGAGGCAGACCCCCACCTGCTCTCCGTACTCCTTCACACACTCCTGGTTGGAGGCGCAGTTCACGTCGCTGGTGCAGCCCAGCTCGCAATAGCTGAGCGTGGCGTCCGCGCAGTACTGCCCCGGCTGGCAGGGGTCGTCACCCATGAAGTCCCCGCACTCGGTGTAGCCAGGCTGAAGCGGCGCCATCACACAAGCGCTGGCACCCAACGAGAGCACGGCGAGGACGGACAGCCACACACGGGTACGCATCGGAGGACCTTTCGGGAGCAAGCAGTGGAGGCCTGCCTGCTCCCGACGGCCGAGCCGGCGCCGTATTCACGGCACGTGCGTCCGGGCTCGCCGGCACCGGGCACCGTCCCCGCTTCTCAGGCCTTGGGTTTGCGGATGCGCAGCAGCCCTTCCTGGGCCACCGAGGCCACCAGCCGGCCGTCGCGGGTGTAGACGCTGCCTCGCGACAGGCCGCGCGCGTTGCCCGCCCAGGGGCTGTCCATGGCGTACAGCAGCCAGTCGCCCACCTTCAGGTCGCCGTGGAACCACAGGGCGTGGTCCAGGCTGGCGCCCAGGATGCGGGGCTGGAAGAAGCTGGCCGCGTGGGGCTGGAGCGCGGTGCTGATGAGGTTGAAGTCGGACGCGTAGGCCAGCACGTAGCGGTGCACCTGCGGGTCCTCCGGCAGGTCGCCGTTGGCCCGGAACCACACGTGCTTGATGGGCGCCTTCGCCTCCGGGTTGAACGGATCGCTCGGGGCCACGGGGCGGATCTCAATGGGCTTGTCGCCCAGGAACTTCTCCCGCAGCGCCTCCGGGATGCGGTCCTTCAGGCGGCCCAGCAGCTCCTGCTCGGTGGCCAGCCCCTCCGGCCCTGGCACCTCCGGCATGGGCGCCTGGTGGGCGAAGCCCTCCTCGTCTCCATGGAACGAGGCGATCATCGTCAGGATGGGCTCGCCCTTCTGCACCGCCACCACGCGGCGGGTGGTGATGCTGCCGCCATCCCGCACCCGGTCCACCGTGTAGACGACCGGGAGCGACGCGTCCCCCGGCCGCAGGAAGTACCCATGCAGGGAGTGGACATGGCGGTCCGCCGGCACCGTCTGGCTGCCCGCGGACAGCGCCTGCCCCAGCACCTGGCCGCCGAAGAGCTGGCGGAACCCCAGGTCCTGACTCCTGCCTCGAAACAGGTTTTCCTCGATCTTCTCCAGCTTGAGGAGTGACAACAGCTCGTCCAGGACTCGGCTCATGGGCCCTGTCCTAACCGACCCGAGGACGCCTGTCGCGGGGAGCTCGGCCCCTGTCACGGTCCACCAAGCGACATCGGCCCGGAGTGAGGGGGGGCAATTTCACAGTGGGAATAGCCGGCTCATGCGCTGCGCCGCAGTGCATCAATGATATACAGCATCATGGGTCACCCATGACGCATGCAACCTCTCAGAATAGGGGAGCTTGAAGCGCACCGCCCTCCTGCGCGACGCTGATGCTCAACGCAGAACACTCCATCCGGGGGGCGAATGCAGTCGAATGTCTTCACGGCGGTGCTCATGCCGCTGGCGCTGGCCGTCATCATGCTCGGGCTTGGCCTGACGCTGACGCTGGCGGACTTCAAGCGGATCATCGTCTACCCCCGCGCCATCCTGGTGGGCCTCGTCTGCCAGATGTTGCTGCTGCCGGTGGCCTGTCTGGGCATTGCCCACGCCTTTGCATTGCCGCCAGAGCTGGCGGTGGGGTTGATGTTGCTGGCGGCCTCTCCTGGCGGCGCGACGGCGAACCTCTTCAGCCACCTGGCCCGGGGGGACGTGGCGCTCAACATCACGTTGACGGCGGTGAACAGCGCGCTGTCGCTCGTCACGCTGCCGCTGATCATCAACCTGTCGCTCATGCACTTCATGGACGACGGCCGCGCGGTGCCCATGCAGTTCGCGAAGGTGGTGCAGGTGGTGCTCATCGTGCTGGTGCCGGTGAGCGTGGGCATGTTGATCCGCTCGCGCAGCGCTTCGGCGGCGCAGCGGATGGACAAGCCCATCCGCGTGCTGTCCACCGCCTTCCTCGTCGCGGTGATTGGCGCGTCCGTGTACACCGAGCGGGAGAACGCGCTGGGCTTCTTCCGCCAGGTGGGGCCCGCGGCGCTCGCCTTCAACCTGGTGAGCCTGGCGGTGGGCTACTTCGTCCCCGTCCTGCTGCGCCTGCCGCGGAAGCAGGCGGTGGCCATTGGAATGGAGATTGGCATCCACAACGGGATGCTTGCGATTGCCATCGCGCTCAGCCCGACGCTGCTGGCGAATTCGACCATGGCCATCCCGCCGGCCATCTACAGCCTCATCATGTACTTCACCGCGGCGGCGTTCGGCTTCTACGTGAGCCGGCGCTACGCGGACGAGCAGTCCCCCGCAGTAGACCGCACCCCCACGTCACTCCCCGAGAAGGTGTCTTGATGACGCTGCGTCGCCCGCTGTCCGTGCTCTCCCTGTCGCTCTGCCTGGGATTCTCCGCGCCAGCCGCCGCCGAAGAGGCCGAAGCCGAGGCCCTGCCCTCGACTCCGCAGACCACCCCCAAGCCCACGGATGCGCCCACGGCCCCCACGCTGCCGCCGCTGGGGCCCGACACCCGCCTCTACTTCGCCAACATCAACTTCCTGCGCTGGAACCCGCTGGGCATGGAGACGCAGAACCGGCTCGTGCTCCAGAAGCGGATGTTCGACGGCGAGTCCATGCTGACGCGCGACAACTTCGTCAACGGCGCCTTCGCCCTCAAGGCGAACCCGGCGTCGATGAAGATTGGCCCGGTGCTGGAGATCCAGCCGCTGGCCATCTTCAACCTGCGCGCCACCTATGAGTACGTGCGGTACTTCGGCACCTTCGGGTTCCTCCAGTCGTACAACAACCCGCTGCTGGACTTCTCCGACGACGCGCGCAGCCTCACGCAGGACGACGCGTACAGCACCTCCGGCCACCACTACATGGTGGAGCCCACGCTCCAGGCGCGCTTCGGCTCGTTCGTGGTGCGCAGCAAGACGTCCATCGAGTACTGGAACGTGGCGCTGCGCGAGGGTCAGGGCGCGTCCTTCTATGACGCGCTGCTGGACACGCTGATCCCCGGCCGGGGCTGGGTGTTCACCAACGACACGGACCTGATGATGCTGACCACGCCGCAGCTCACGCTGGGGGCCCGGTTCAGCGGGGTGTGGCCGCGCTACCAGGATGGCTCGGGCGGCGCGCAGAACGTGGACAACAGCCACACGCGCATCGGCCCCATGGTGGCCTACGCGCTGAACACGCGCGAGGGCTCGTCGTTCAACCGGCCGACCATCCTGCTGAACTTCGCGTGGTACCTGAACCACCCGAACCGTGGCGGCGCCCTGCCCTACATGATGGGCGCCTTCGCCTTCACGTCGGACTTCCTGGGCGGCTAGGCGGAGACCTCCGCCGGGCGTCCCCAGCGCGGGGCGCCCGGCGAGGCTTCAAGGGTGGGCCCGCGAAGGCGCCCGCCTTTGTCTCAGTGGTGGTCGTGCGGGCCGTGGGCGTGGCCGTGCTCCAACTCCTCGGCCGTCGCGGCGCGGACGTCACGCACCGTCACCTCGAAGTGCAGCGTCTTGCCGGCCAGCGGGTGGTTGAAGTCCACCAGCACGGAGTCGGCCTTCACTTCCTTGATGAAGAAGTCCACCTCGTCCCCGTCCGGGTCCGTGGCGCTCAGCACGCCGCCGGCCACCAGCTCCAGGCCCTCCGGGAACTCCGTCTTGGGGACCTCCTCGACGCCCTCGGGGTCGTAGTCGCCGTAGCCCTCGTCGGGGCCCACCGTCACCTGGAGGGTGTCACCGCGCGACTTGCCGTCGAGCGCCTTCTCCAGGCCCGGGACGATCTCCTCGTGTCCCTGCAGATAGACGAGCGGCTCCCCGGGCTCGCTCTCGTCCACGGCCTTGCCGTCGCCGAGGTGGAGGCGGAAATCGATGGAGACGACGCTGTCCTTGGTAATTTTCATGAGGCCCTCATAGCGCACGGGCGTGGCGCATGCCTCAAGGATGTGCCTGTCTGACAATGGGGCGAGCGTCCCGGCCCGATGGACTGTCCGATTCCAGCGGTGCCACAGCCCCCGAATGCTCAGGTTCCCGAGCGGGGACGCTCCATTCCCAGGTCCAGCGAGGCCGCCCGGGTGCTCCGGGCGAGCCGCGCCTCCAGGCGCAGGATGCGGCGGTGGTGGTCCGCGGGCAGCTCCGCCGCCGAGGCCAGCTTCGCGTGGTGCAGCGCCCGCGCGAGGTCCTTGAGGTCGTGCTCGTAGAGCTTGGTGAGCTGCAGGTGCAGCGCCGCGGCCTGGAAGCCCTGGGCGGTGTTGAGCGCCTGGTGCAGGTGCGCCGCCGCGGCCGCGGCATCTCCCGCCTTGCGGGACAGGCGGGAGGCCAGGGCCAGGGCCTCGATGCCCACGGCGCCGGTGTCCCCCGCCGCCGCGGCCCGGGCGAAGGCCTGGGCGCGCTCGTAGTCACGGGCCCGCAGCGCCACGCCCGCGAAGCCGAGCAGGTCGCGAGGGTCCTCGCCCCGGGGCACCGAGGCGCCGGCGCCGCCCGCGCGGAAGCGGCGGACGAGCTCTCCCAGGAGGGCCGCCAGGAGCAGCAGGTCGTTGACGTTGTGCTCCAGCACGGGCGTCAGCGAGGCGCCGTCCCCGCCGCGCAGGTAGCGGAAGTACAGGTCCGGAATCAGCGAGCCGTCCACGTCGTCGACGCGGCGGAAGCCCAGGACCTGGTCCTCCAGGTGGACCAGCCGCGCCCCGGCGCCCCGGTGCTTGAAGACGCGGCGGGCGCAGTGGAGCAGGTCCAGGTGTGGCAGCTCGGCGGGCGCGGGGACGCGGTTGAGGACGAAGCGCGTGCGCAGCAGCGGCCAGTCGAAGCTCTTGCCGTTGAAGGTGACGAGGCAGGAGGACGTGGCCATGCGCTCGGCGAGGGCGCGCAGCATGGGGGCCTCTTCGCCCAGGCGCCGCAGGAAGAGCTGGTGGACCTTGAGCGAGCGGCCCTCGAACCACGCGAGGCCCACCAGGAAGGGCACGGTGCCGGTGCCGCCCGCCAGGCCCGTGGTCTCCGTGTCCAGGAAGAGCATCCGCTGGAAGTCCACGCCCGCCAGGTCCGCGTGCAGCGCGAGGCTGGCGACCAGCGGCCCTTCCACGTCCAGGGCCGCCGCCACCGGGGCGGAGCCATGGCGGTGCTCCGGCGTGTGGATTCGCTCGGAGACGTGGATGGTGCCGTGGGCCGTGGCGCGGGACTCCACGGGCAGCGGCCCCGGAGGCGCGGGAGGCGGCGTGCCCCGGCGCGCGGCGGCCTGGCCCTGGCGCTCCGACCAGTCCGACAGCAGACGGCGCAGGCTGTCGATCCGGGGATCGCTCGGCCTGGGCGCGGCTGCTTCCGGCGCCGGGCTGGAGGTGCTCGGCCGCGGAGCCGGATGCGCTCGCGCGGAGGTGGGGACCTGCGCCTCAGCGCCGATGGTCGCTGGGGCGGGTGTCCCCTGCCCGGCAGGCGCCGTTGGGGAGTCGCCCGCGTCAGGTTGCGACGGAGCTTCCATGCGCCGGGCCTGGGCCAATCGCGCCAGGGCCGCGGGCACGCCCGGCTCAGCCTGCGTCGAGGGCGGCTCGTCCATGCGCCGGGCTTGCGCCAACCGCGCCAGCGCCTCGGACACGTTCGACTCGGCGGTGGTGCCGGCTGGCTCCTCCGCGCGCGGCTCCGCCACGGCGGGACGCGGGGGCGCCTTGCCCCCGGGGCCCACGCTCGTCAGGCGCGCCAGCTTGCGCTTCAGGTCCACGGCCGCGCCTCCCGCCTACTGCACGCCCGCGACGCCCAGCGCCGAAAGCACCTCGAGCGCCAGCCGCTTGCGTGGATGCGGATCCACCGGCGCCTGGCCCGGCATCGCGCCCGCCGCGGGGCCGATGCAGGCCGGGCAGCCGTCCTCGCACGCGCACGACTCCAGCAGCCGCCGCGCGCGGTTCAGCAGCTCGTCCCGCTGGTCATACAGCCGCGCCGCCAGCCCGACGCCGCCGGGCACGTTGTCGTACAGGAAGAGCGTTGGATCGAAGCCCACGCCGCCATCCTTGCGCGGCGGCCCCTCCGCGTCATCCCGGCTCCCCAGCGTCTTGCCGATGTCCCGGGGGTCGATCATCAACCCCACGCACGCCACCGTGCGCAGCGCCGTCGTCAGTCCACGCAGCGCATCGATGACCGCCGGACGCGGCGCCCGCATGGCCCGCACCACCGTCTCCGGCACCGTCAGCCAGAGCGCCGTGGTGTGCATCTGCATCTCCGGCAGCGCCACGTCGCCGTAACCGACGTTCTCATGCGTGTGGTACTTGATCTTCTTGTACCCCACGACCTTCTCGATGACGCTCACCTCGCCCATTCCCGCCTGGAGGTCCGGGCCGATGGGCGCGGCCTGGTCCTCCTGGATGACGTGCACGCGCACGTAGGTCATCGCGTCGGTGAAGTAGTCCGGCGCCACCTTGCGCACGAAGGCCTTGTGGTTCTCGTAGTCGAACCGCTCCACCTGATACTGCTCCGCCTCGTGCTGGTAGATGGCCTGCTCGTGCAGCATCGTGTGCGCCGACCGGAAGTCCATCTCCGCCAGCGTCCGGTCCGTCCCCTTCTCGATGATGACCACGTTGTCCCAGCCCACGCTGCGCAGGGACACATGGTTGGCCGGGTACGCATCCGTGGACCAATGGAACACGCGGCGCCCCGCCTCGCCGATGGTGGGATGCACCACCTCGTGCTGCGCCAGGAAGCCCAGCGCCTCCGTGGTGGACTCGGGCGGCACGTCGCCGAAGGGCTCGCCCTCCTCGAAGGGCAGCTCGAAGGACGCGCACTTGAGGTGCTGGACCAATATCTCCACGTTGTCCGGGTCGATGCGCGCGTGCTCCACCGGCGAGCCCACGAGGAAGCGCGGGTCTCCGGCGAGGTACTGGTCCAGCGGCGCGCTGGACGTCACCAGCAGCGCCAGGCTCCCCTCGCCACGCCGCCCTGCCCGGCCGAAGCGCTGCATCAGCGCGGCGACGGAGCCCGGGTAGCCCGCGCACACCACCGCGTCCAGCGAGCCGATGTCGATGCCCAGCTCCAGCGCGTTGGTGGCCACCACGCAGCGCACCTCGCCCGCGCGCAGCGCCGCCTCCGTGGCGCGGCGCGTGCCCGGCAGGTAGCCGCCGCGGTAGCCCTGGATGAGGCTGGGGTCCAGC
Proteins encoded in this window:
- a CDS encoding type 1 glutamine amidotransferase produces the protein MRAVVFQHEEHEGPGLLGPVLQEAGFTLVPRFRAVRREDVDAELLVVMGGRMAVYESDQHPFLRQELGILMARLAYERPCLGFCLGAQLLASAAGADVFPGKNGLEVGVGPVRWTADAQKDPVLSGARPRAAVAHWHGDTYQPVPDATLLASTDRYTQQAFRLGTSYGFQFHLELTATEMGRWIDLEADSLQQRGKNLQELKAQLPKLKAAEADNTEVLHRLAHHFARVAAGR
- a CDS encoding DEAD/DEAH box helicase; amino-acid sequence: MKPEKEPGAFGGARRTPWNAPRGLSAVLEGWRSDRQLRSCFVLDEATPARAGVFAPIPEEVAPQVREALEKRGVQQLFSHQAEAYRLARAGRSLVIATPTASGKSLCYNLPLLDRFAREPQARALYLFPTKALSRDQEESLRALMREAGLSHGAITFDGDTPADARRAARERSGVLLTNPDMLHTGILPHHASWARLFSNLRYVVIDELHTYRGVFGSHLANVLRRLQRVARFHGADPVFIAASATIGNPEAHARRMLGRDVTLVSESGAPSGERRVMVFNPPVVNAELGIRASYLKTAVRLTADLVRAGVSTLLFGQSRNNIEVMLKYLRDRFVEEKLDPSLIQGYRGGYLPGTRRATEAALRAGEVRCVVATNALELGIDIGSLDAVVCAGYPGSVAALMQRFGRAGRRGEGSLALLVTSSAPLDQYLAGDPRFLVGSPVEHARIDPDNVEILVQHLKCASFELPFEEGEPFGDVPPESTTEALGFLAQHEVVHPTIGEAGRRVFHWSTDAYPANHVSLRSVGWDNVVIIEKGTDRTLAEMDFRSAHTMLHEQAIYQHEAEQYQVERFDYENHKAFVRKVAPDYFTDAMTYVRVHVIQEDQAAPIGPDLQAGMGEVSVIEKVVGYKKIKYHTHENVGYGDVALPEMQMHTTALWLTVPETVVRAMRAPRPAVIDALRGLTTALRTVACVGLMIDPRDIGKTLGSRDDAEGPPRKDGGVGFDPTLFLYDNVPGGVGLAARLYDQRDELLNRARRLLESCACEDGCPACIGPAAGAMPGQAPVDPHPRKRLALEVLSALGVAGVQ
- a CDS encoding FKBP-type peptidyl-prolyl cis-trans isomerase, giving the protein MKITKDSVVSIDFRLHLGDGKAVDESEPGEPLVYLQGHEEIVPGLEKALDGKSRGDTLQVTVGPDEGYGDYDPEGVEEVPKTEFPEGLELVAGGVLSATDPDGDEVDFFIKEVKADSVLVDFNHPLAGKTLHFEVTVRDVRAATAEELEHGHAHGPHDHH
- the tesB gene encoding acyl-CoA thioesterase II, giving the protein MSRVLDELLSLLKLEKIEENLFRGRSQDLGFRQLFGGQVLGQALSAGSQTVPADRHVHSLHGYFLRPGDASLPVVYTVDRVRDGGSITTRRVVAVQKGEPILTMIASFHGDEEGFAHQAPMPEVPGPEGLATEQELLGRLKDRIPEALREKFLGDKPIEIRPVAPSDPFNPEAKAPIKHVWFRANGDLPEDPQVHRYVLAYASDFNLISTALQPHAASFFQPRILGASLDHALWFHGDLKVGDWLLYAMDSPWAGNARGLSRGSVYTRDGRLVASVAQEGLLRIRKPKA
- a CDS encoding ribonuclease H-like domain-containing protein, giving the protein MDLKRKLARLTSVGPGGKAPPRPAVAEPRAEEPAGTTAESNVSEALARLAQARRMDEPPSTQAEPGVPAALARLAQARRMEAPSQPDAGDSPTAPAGQGTPAPATIGAEAQVPTSARAHPAPRPSTSSPAPEAAAPRPSDPRIDSLRRLLSDWSERQGQAAARRGTPPPAPPGPLPVESRATAHGTIHVSERIHTPEHRHGSAPVAAALDVEGPLVASLALHADLAGVDFQRMLFLDTETTGLAGGTGTVPFLVGLAWFEGRSLKVHQLFLRRLGEEAPMLRALAERMATSSCLVTFNGKSFDWPLLRTRFVLNRVPAPAELPHLDLLHCARRVFKHRGAGARLVHLEDQVLGFRRVDDVDGSLIPDLYFRYLRGGDGASLTPVLEHNVNDLLLLAALLGELVRRFRAGGAGASVPRGEDPRDLLGFAGVALRARDYERAQAFARAAAAGDTGAVGIEALALASRLSRKAGDAAAAAAHLHQALNTAQGFQAAALHLQLTKLYEHDLKDLARALHHAKLASAAELPADHHRRILRLEARLARSTRAASLDLGMERPRSGT
- a CDS encoding bile acid:sodium symporter family protein gives rise to the protein MQSNVFTAVLMPLALAVIMLGLGLTLTLADFKRIIVYPRAILVGLVCQMLLLPVACLGIAHAFALPPELAVGLMLLAASPGGATANLFSHLARGDVALNITLTAVNSALSLVTLPLIINLSLMHFMDDGRAVPMQFAKVVQVVLIVLVPVSVGMLIRSRSASAAQRMDKPIRVLSTAFLVAVIGASVYTERENALGFFRQVGPAALAFNLVSLAVGYFVPVLLRLPRKQAVAIGMEIGIHNGMLAIAIALSPTLLANSTMAIPPAIYSLIMYFTAAAFGFYVSRRYADEQSPAVDRTPTSLPEKVS